Proteins encoded together in one Bradyrhizobium sp. PSBB068 window:
- a CDS encoding FAD-dependent oxidoreductase, protein MTRTDGRHVIIIGGGASGVLLAYQLLHQPIRRLCVTLIEQRPDIGRGIAYHTGNSDHLLNVRVANMSALPDQPDHFWRWLTSRELDVSLCPDPYCFVPRRIYGDYIASLLEQQTSDPADVERLSIVRGICVDISEGHAGVTVTLADGQSLMGDTVVLATGHDMRASRAGYADPWAPPSAAPIDADATVLLLGTGLTMVDYVLSLLRDGHRGPIIAMSRRGLLAKPHRRVDAQRIEEAEIPFGASISSLLRWLRLRIDRSVAEGGDWRSVIDGLRPYTQRLWHELPPPSKRRFVEHARAWWDVHRHRMAPEVEARVIQAIHAGQLDLMAAKVISVAPNDDGARVHYRRRGDTRIVSTQVGAVVDCTGIVKDPRATPNPAVRALFDRGLARVDPLCIGIETDRNCAIIGCDGAPSRTLFAVGPLTRAAFWEIIAIPDIRNQCAALAARLAEATGEHRTQLEQV, encoded by the coding sequence ATGACGCGTACCGATGGCCGACATGTCATCATTATCGGCGGCGGCGCCAGCGGCGTCCTGCTGGCCTACCAGTTGCTGCACCAACCGATCCGCCGTCTTTGCGTCACGCTGATCGAGCAGCGCCCGGACATCGGCCGCGGCATCGCCTATCACACCGGAAATTCCGATCATTTGCTCAATGTGCGCGTCGCGAACATGAGCGCGCTGCCGGACCAACCGGATCATTTCTGGCGCTGGCTCACCTCGCGCGAGCTTGATGTATCGCTGTGCCCGGATCCCTATTGCTTCGTGCCCCGGCGCATCTACGGCGACTACATAGCGAGCTTGCTCGAACAGCAGACATCCGATCCGGCGGATGTCGAACGCTTGTCGATCGTGCGCGGCATCTGTGTCGATATCAGCGAAGGCCATGCCGGCGTGACTGTCACACTCGCGGATGGCCAGTCATTGATGGGCGATACCGTCGTCCTCGCGACCGGGCACGACATGCGCGCCAGCCGTGCGGGCTATGCCGATCCGTGGGCGCCGCCATCGGCCGCGCCGATCGATGCCGATGCCACCGTCCTGCTGCTTGGCACGGGGTTGACCATGGTCGACTATGTCCTGTCGCTGCTGCGCGACGGGCATCGCGGGCCGATCATCGCGATGTCGCGGCGCGGCCTGCTCGCAAAACCACACCGGCGCGTCGACGCGCAGCGCATAGAGGAAGCCGAGATCCCATTCGGCGCAAGTATCAGCAGCCTGCTGCGCTGGCTTCGCCTCCGCATCGACCGCAGCGTAGCCGAGGGCGGCGACTGGCGCAGCGTGATCGACGGCCTGCGACCGTACACCCAGCGGCTCTGGCACGAGCTTCCGCCACCGTCCAAGCGCCGCTTCGTCGAGCACGCACGCGCCTGGTGGGATGTGCATCGCCATCGGATGGCGCCGGAGGTCGAAGCCCGCGTGATTCAGGCGATCCATGCCGGACAGCTCGACCTGATGGCCGCCAAGGTCATCAGCGTCGCGCCGAACGACGACGGAGCCCGGGTCCACTACCGCCGGCGCGGCGATACGCGGATCGTCAGCACGCAGGTCGGCGCCGTCGTCGATTGCACCGGTATCGTCAAGGATCCTCGCGCGACGCCCAATCCGGCAGTACGCGCCCTGTTCGACCGCGGCCTGGCGCGCGTCGACCCGCTCTGCATCGGGATCGAGACCGACCGCAACTGCGCGATCATCGGCTGCGACGGCGCGCCTTCGCGCACCCTGTTCGCGGTGGGTCCGCTGACGCGCGCCGCGTTCTGGGAGATCATTGCGATTCCCGACATTCGAAACCAATGTGCCGCACTCGCCGCCCGGCTCGCCGAGGCAACCGGCGAGCATCGGACTCAGCTGGAGCAGGTCTAG
- a CDS encoding LysR family transcriptional regulator, protein MPRINPRQVEAFRATMLSGGVTEAAKLMAVTQPAVSRLLRDFQALLKMELFERRGTGLVPTAAAIALYTEVERSFVGLERITAAAEEIRSRRTGTLRIAALPALSNGYLPRLAGHFLKQRPNLNLAFFGVISPIVIDWVLNNQCDIGFAELPIAHSALPSMRLPALPRVAVLPTGHHLAAKEVLQSRDFEGETFISLSAGSAGRHLIDQIFQRDEIRRVLRVETALSEIMCGMVSSGLGVALCDPFTAQEFATRGVVVRRFLPRIDFQFAAVFPAQRSPSPVALDLVETVRRSLNELDSLLH, encoded by the coding sequence ATGCCGCGGATCAACCCGCGACAGGTCGAGGCCTTCAGGGCGACGATGCTGTCCGGCGGCGTCACTGAAGCGGCGAAGCTGATGGCGGTGACGCAGCCCGCGGTGAGCCGGTTGCTGCGCGACTTCCAGGCGCTGTTGAAGATGGAGTTGTTCGAGCGGCGCGGCACCGGGCTGGTGCCGACCGCCGCCGCCATCGCGCTCTATACCGAGGTCGAACGCTCCTTCGTCGGCCTGGAACGCATCACCGCAGCAGCCGAGGAGATCCGCAGCCGTCGCACCGGCACACTGCGGATCGCCGCATTGCCGGCGCTCTCGAATGGTTACCTGCCGCGGCTCGCCGGACATTTCCTCAAGCAGCGACCCAACCTCAACCTTGCCTTCTTCGGCGTGATCTCACCGATCGTCATCGATTGGGTGTTGAACAATCAGTGCGACATCGGCTTCGCCGAGCTTCCGATCGCCCATTCAGCCTTGCCAAGCATGCGTCTCCCGGCCTTGCCACGCGTCGCGGTTCTCCCTACCGGTCATCACCTCGCGGCAAAGGAGGTTCTGCAGTCTCGCGATTTCGAGGGAGAAACGTTCATCTCACTCTCGGCCGGATCGGCCGGCCGGCATCTGATCGACCAGATCTTTCAACGCGACGAGATCCGTCGCGTGCTGCGGGTCGAGACCGCCTTGTCGGAAATCATGTGCGGCATGGTGTCGTCCGGGCTCGGCGTCGCGCTTTGTGATCCTTTCACCGCGCAGGAGTTCGCGACACGCGGCGTTGTCGTGCGCCGCTTCCTGCCACGGATCGACTTCCAGTTTGCAGCGGTTTTTCCTGCCCAGCGGAGCCCCTCGCCGGTGGCTTTGGACCTGGTCGAGACTGTGCGACGATCGCTCAACGAATTGGATAGCCTGCTCCACTAG
- a CDS encoding ABC transporter substrate-binding protein produces MKNLSLLTAVGIAALTAIPSVAIAQQKTLYVAGYGGSFEKTIREQVIPGFEKENGVKVEYVAGNSTDTLAKLQAQKGNQQIDVVIVDDGPMYQAIQLGFCGKLDGLPADLYDTARFKDDRAVAIGIVATGLMYNTKAFAEKGWAPPTSWNDLKDPKYQKQLVVPPINNTYGLEALLMLAKMNGGSEANVDAGFKIFKNDINPNVLAYEPSPGKMTELFQSGQAVIAVWGSGRVQSFANTGFPVDFVYPKEGAATLLTTACPIAKPNASPLASSFVKVLLDPKIQLVMLKDYGYGPVLKSLVISPELGKMAPIGERAAKLYNPDWTVINDKREEWTKRWNREVER; encoded by the coding sequence ATGAAGAATCTCAGCCTTCTGACAGCGGTTGGCATCGCGGCACTCACCGCGATCCCGTCGGTCGCCATCGCCCAGCAGAAAACGCTCTACGTCGCCGGCTATGGCGGCTCGTTCGAGAAGACCATCCGCGAACAGGTGATCCCGGGCTTTGAGAAGGAGAATGGCGTCAAGGTCGAATACGTCGCCGGCAACTCGACCGACACGCTGGCAAAGCTCCAGGCCCAGAAGGGCAACCAGCAGATCGACGTTGTCATCGTCGACGACGGCCCGATGTATCAGGCGATCCAGCTCGGCTTCTGTGGCAAGCTCGACGGCCTTCCCGCCGATCTCTACGACACCGCCCGCTTCAAGGATGATCGCGCCGTGGCGATCGGCATCGTCGCGACCGGCCTGATGTACAACACCAAGGCCTTTGCGGAGAAGGGCTGGGCGCCGCCGACCTCCTGGAATGATCTGAAGGATCCGAAATACCAGAAGCAGCTCGTCGTTCCGCCGATCAACAACACCTACGGCCTGGAGGCGTTGCTGATGCTTGCGAAGATGAACGGCGGCAGCGAGGCCAATGTCGATGCCGGTTTCAAGATCTTCAAGAACGACATCAATCCGAACGTGCTCGCCTACGAGCCGTCGCCGGGCAAGATGACTGAGTTGTTCCAGTCCGGCCAGGCCGTCATCGCCGTATGGGGCTCGGGACGCGTGCAGAGCTTCGCCAATACCGGCTTCCCCGTCGACTTCGTCTATCCGAAGGAAGGCGCGGCGACGCTGCTGACCACCGCCTGTCCGATCGCCAAGCCCAACGCCTCGCCGCTCGCCTCGAGCTTCGTCAAGGTGCTGCTCGATCCGAAGATCCAGCTCGTGATGCTGAAGGACTACGGCTATGGGCCGGTGCTGAAATCGCTCGTGATATCGCCGGAACTCGGCAAGATGGCCCCGATCGGCGAGCGTGCGGCGAAGCTTTACAATCCGGACTGGACCGTGATCAACGACAAGCGCGAGGAGTGGACCAAGCGCTGGAATCGCGAGGTCGAGCGCTGA
- a CDS encoding ABC transporter ATP-binding protein has product MAYLELDRVAKQFGAQTVVDDFSLAVAKGEFISFLGPSGCGKTTTLQMIAGFLDPTRGAIRLEGNDLNAVHPARRGLGIVFQSYALFPHMTAAENVGFGLEMRNVARTERAERVRAALAMVGLAGYEERHPRRMSGGQQQRVALARALVIRPSVLLLDEPLSNLDAKLREEMQIELRQIQRTLGTTTILVTHDQNEAMSLSDRIVVMSQGRIEQIGTPQETYERPASAFVSQFLGKTNDFAATIDRTSTPARLLAGSWSAPAPAGLSGPVTISIRPERIGFGDTGLCAKIVTRIFQGNHWLFQCESECGPAIVIRQNDGQTQPAEGDAVRLAWRPEDMSARAGAAA; this is encoded by the coding sequence ATGGCCTATCTCGAGCTCGATCGTGTCGCCAAGCAGTTCGGCGCGCAGACTGTCGTCGACGACTTCAGTCTCGCCGTCGCGAAGGGGGAGTTCATCTCCTTCCTTGGCCCCTCCGGCTGCGGCAAGACCACGACCCTGCAGATGATCGCAGGCTTCCTCGACCCGACGCGCGGCGCGATCCGGCTCGAGGGCAACGACCTGAACGCCGTGCACCCGGCGAGGCGAGGGCTCGGCATCGTGTTCCAGAGCTATGCGCTGTTTCCGCATATGACCGCGGCGGAGAACGTCGGATTCGGTCTGGAGATGCGGAACGTGGCGCGGACCGAGCGGGCCGAACGGGTCCGTGCCGCGCTCGCGATGGTCGGCCTCGCGGGTTATGAAGAGCGCCATCCGCGCCGCATGTCCGGCGGCCAGCAGCAGCGCGTGGCGCTGGCGCGTGCACTGGTGATCCGGCCGAGCGTGCTGCTGCTCGACGAGCCGCTGTCGAACCTCGACGCCAAGCTGCGCGAGGAGATGCAGATCGAGCTGCGCCAGATCCAGCGCACGCTCGGCACCACGACGATCCTGGTCACCCACGACCAGAACGAGGCCATGTCGCTGTCTGACCGTATCGTCGTGATGAGCCAGGGCCGCATCGAACAGATCGGCACGCCGCAGGAGACCTATGAGCGGCCGGCCTCGGCGTTCGTCTCGCAATTCCTCGGCAAGACCAACGACTTTGCCGCGACGATCGACCGGACCAGCACGCCCGCGCGACTGCTCGCGGGCTCGTGGAGCGCGCCGGCGCCTGCCGGGCTCAGCGGTCCCGTGACGATCAGCATTCGTCCCGAACGGATCGGATTCGGCGACACGGGCCTCTGCGCAAAAATCGTCACGCGCATTTTCCAGGGCAATCACTGGCTGTTCCAGTGCGAGAGCGAATGCGGCCCGGCGATCGTGATCCGCCAGAATGACGGCCAGACCCAGCCTGCCGAAGGCGACGCGGTCCGTCTTGCCTGGCGGCCGGAGGACATGAGTGCGCGCGCCGGAGCTGCTGCATGA
- a CDS encoding ABC transporter permease, with the protein MRTATEQPSARAPWALTAPALMLFVGVLLIPLAMTVLLSFHDWGQYKGVEPVFILKNWHEIVSDPYYAEMFWRTFRIAILTTLLTAVLGAPEAYILNRMSGRWKSFFLLVILGPLLISVVARTLGWALLFGGNNGVVNKLLMSLGLISTPIPFMFTETGMVVALAHVMMPFMVLSVWAALQRLDPQIENAAMSLGAGSLTIVRRIIMPQIMPGVLSGAIIVFSLSASAFATPAIIGGRRLKVAATLAYDEFLNTLNWPLGAAVATLLLVALVLIVVGSNALIERRYAEVFR; encoded by the coding sequence ATGAGGACGGCTACGGAGCAACCCAGCGCACGCGCACCCTGGGCGCTGACGGCGCCGGCCCTGATGCTGTTCGTCGGCGTGCTCTTGATTCCGCTGGCGATGACCGTGCTGCTGTCGTTCCACGACTGGGGCCAGTACAAGGGCGTCGAGCCGGTCTTCATCCTGAAGAACTGGCACGAGATCGTGAGCGATCCGTACTATGCCGAGATGTTCTGGCGGACCTTTCGCATCGCGATCCTGACCACCTTGCTCACAGCCGTGCTCGGCGCGCCAGAGGCCTACATCCTCAACCGCATGAGTGGGCGCTGGAAGAGCTTCTTTCTGCTCGTCATTCTCGGCCCGCTGTTGATCTCCGTGGTGGCGCGCACGCTCGGCTGGGCGCTGCTGTTCGGCGGCAACAACGGGGTGGTCAACAAGCTGCTGATGTCGCTCGGGCTGATCAGCACACCGATTCCCTTCATGTTCACCGAAACCGGCATGGTCGTCGCGCTTGCGCATGTGATGATGCCATTCATGGTGCTCTCGGTGTGGGCCGCGCTGCAGCGGCTCGATCCACAGATCGAAAACGCCGCGATGTCGCTCGGTGCCGGTTCCCTCACCATCGTTCGCCGCATCATCATGCCGCAGATCATGCCCGGCGTGTTGTCGGGCGCCATCATCGTGTTCTCGCTCTCGGCAAGCGCCTTCGCAACGCCGGCGATCATCGGCGGACGCCGGCTCAAGGTCGCGGCGACGCTCGCCTATGACGAGTTTCTGAACACGCTGAACTGGCCGCTGGGGGCTGCCGTCGCCACGCTGCTGCTGGTCGCGTTGGTGCTGATCGTCGTCGGCAGCAACGCGCTGATCGAGCGCCGCTATGCCGAGGTGTTCCGATGA
- a CDS encoding ABC transporter permease: protein MRQNGPLALIFHAIFVIVMVAPILVVCLVAFTPEGFLSLPTGGLSLRWFRAIANYPEFIHAFWVSLGLGALSSFVALLFAVPAALAIARYRFRGRDALAALFLSPLMIPHVVLGIAFLRFFTSVGMGGSFAALIIAHVVIVFPFALRLTLAAATGMDLSVEMAAVSLGAGGWTLFRRVTLPLILPGVISGWALAFIQSFDDLTMTVFLAAPGTETLPVRMFLYIQDNIDPLVTSVSACVIAITMTALILLDRFYGLDRVLAGKSDTGR from the coding sequence ATGAGACAGAACGGCCCGCTGGCGCTGATCTTCCACGCCATCTTCGTGATCGTGATGGTGGCACCGATCCTCGTCGTCTGCCTCGTCGCCTTCACGCCGGAGGGCTTCCTGTCGCTGCCGACGGGCGGCCTCTCGCTGCGCTGGTTCCGCGCCATCGCGAACTATCCGGAATTCATCCACGCCTTCTGGGTCAGCCTCGGCCTCGGCGCACTGTCCTCGTTCGTGGCGCTGCTGTTCGCGGTGCCGGCGGCGCTCGCGATCGCGCGCTATCGCTTCCGCGGCCGCGATGCGCTCGCGGCGCTGTTCCTGTCGCCGCTGATGATCCCGCATGTCGTGCTCGGCATCGCCTTCCTCCGCTTCTTCACTTCGGTCGGAATGGGCGGCAGCTTCGCGGCGCTGATCATCGCGCATGTCGTCATCGTGTTTCCGTTCGCGCTGCGGCTGACGCTGGCGGCCGCCACCGGCATGGATCTCTCGGTTGAAATGGCGGCGGTCTCGCTTGGCGCCGGCGGTTGGACGCTGTTCCGCCGCGTCACGCTGCCGCTGATCCTGCCCGGCGTGATCAGCGGCTGGGCGCTCGCCTTCATCCAGTCATTCGACGACCTGACCATGACCGTCTTTCTTGCCGCGCCGGGCACCGAGACCTTGCCGGTGCGCATGTTCCTCTACATCCAGGACAACATCGATCCGCTGGTGACGTCGGTGTCGGCCTGCGTGATCGCAATCACCATGACCGCCCTCATTCTGCTCGACCGCTTCTACGGGCTCGACCGCGTGCTCGCCGGCAAGAGCGATACGGGACGATAG
- a CDS encoding FAD-binding oxidoreductase, with product MSGDYDVAIVGGGLLGSAIAWGLGRLGKSVAVLDEGDIAKRASRANFALVWVQSKGLGMPAYTVWTVRASEAWGRLASELRQQTGLDVCLQQNGGFHLTLGEDEFGQRADLVKRMHNQVGAADYRMQMMPASEVKKALPLIGPDVSGGSYCPHDGHVNSLRTFRAFHTGFKAFGVDYFPERPVSAISKRGGEFRLTTPQGELRAAKVVLAAGNANQTLAPMVGLHAPMGPTRGQIVVTERTMPFLPHPLTTIRQTDEGTVMIGDSREEELDDRTLKHSISAVMADRAQRMFPHLARLNVVRSWAGIRVMPQDGFPIYDQSESHPGAFVACCHSGVTLASNHAFDVARMVAQGALEPELVGAFSARRFGGNGAANHSGY from the coding sequence ATGTCCGGAGATTATGACGTCGCCATCGTCGGCGGCGGACTGCTCGGCTCCGCCATCGCCTGGGGACTGGGCCGGCTCGGCAAGTCGGTCGCGGTGCTCGACGAGGGCGATATTGCCAAACGCGCATCGCGCGCCAACTTCGCGCTGGTCTGGGTGCAGAGCAAGGGCTTGGGCATGCCGGCCTATACGGTCTGGACGGTTCGGGCGTCGGAGGCGTGGGGCAGGCTCGCCTCGGAGCTGAGGCAGCAGACCGGCCTCGACGTTTGCCTGCAGCAGAACGGCGGCTTTCACCTGACGCTCGGCGAGGACGAGTTCGGGCAGCGCGCCGATCTCGTCAAGCGGATGCACAACCAGGTGGGCGCCGCCGACTACAGGATGCAGATGATGCCGGCGTCCGAGGTGAAGAAGGCGCTGCCGCTGATCGGGCCGGACGTGTCGGGCGGCAGCTATTGTCCACACGACGGCCACGTCAATTCGCTGCGCACGTTTCGTGCGTTCCACACCGGCTTCAAGGCCTTCGGCGTCGATTATTTTCCGGAGCGGCCGGTCTCGGCGATCTCCAAACGTGGCGGCGAATTCCGGCTGACGACGCCGCAAGGCGAGCTGCGTGCCGCCAAGGTCGTGCTGGCCGCGGGCAATGCCAACCAGACGCTCGCGCCGATGGTCGGTCTCCATGCGCCGATGGGCCCGACCCGCGGTCAGATCGTCGTGACCGAGCGCACCATGCCGTTCCTGCCGCACCCGCTGACCACGATCCGCCAGACCGACGAGGGCACCGTGATGATCGGGGACAGCAGGGAGGAGGAACTCGACGATCGCACGCTCAAGCATTCGATCAGCGCGGTGATGGCCGATCGCGCGCAGCGCATGTTTCCGCATCTGGCGCGGCTCAACGTGGTCAGGAGCTGGGCCGGCATCCGCGTCATGCCGCAGGACGGCTTTCCGATCTACGATCAGTCGGAGAGCCATCCCGGCGCCTTCGTGGCCTGCTGCCATTCCGGCGTCACGCTCGCCTCCAATCACGCCTTCGACGTGGCGCGCATGGTTGCCCAGGGCGCGCTTGAGCCCGAACTGGTCGGCGCCTTCTCGGCCCGCCGCTTCGGCGGCAACGGCGCGGCAAACCACAGCGGCTACTAG
- a CDS encoding (2Fe-2S)-binding protein gives MFKRSDQDQRPLVQIFVDGVAVAARQGDTVSAALLASGRDVRRSTAVNGTPRLPYCMMGVCFDCLVTIDGVGNRQGCLVPVAADMQIEIQKGKREIGK, from the coding sequence ATGTTCAAACGTTCCGACCAGGACCAGCGACCGTTGGTGCAGATTTTCGTGGACGGCGTTGCCGTCGCAGCGCGCCAGGGCGACACCGTCTCCGCGGCCTTGTTGGCCTCCGGACGCGACGTGCGCCGCTCGACCGCGGTCAACGGCACGCCACGTCTGCCCTACTGCATGATGGGCGTGTGCTTCGATTGCCTCGTCACCATCGACGGCGTCGGCAACCGTCAGGGCTGCCTCGTGCCGGTTGCAGCGGACATGCAGATCGAGATTCAGAAGGGCAAGCGGGAGATCGGAAAATGA
- a CDS encoding FAD-dependent oxidoreductase: MTKGPKREAYDVVVIGAGPAGLAAAVTSAGAGLSTLLLDENIGPGGQVYRAIASTPVTERGQLGADYWAGADLVQALRASSAEVIQRATVWSLDRNLEIGISVGGASAFVKASRVILATGALERPFPIPGWTLPGVMTAGAAQTMLKSSALVPDGPTVIAGQGPLLWLLAAQILRLGGRIDCILDTTARGNYLAALPHAFGFLTSPYFAKGLAMMREVRAKVRVVSGVTELAAAGDGRLASVSYVAGGKRESLATDLLLLHQGVVPNVNLAMAAGAEHRWDELQLCWAPVLDANGASSVPGIAIAGDGAGIGGAGAAEVRGRIAARAAVESLAPAAAAGLPPMAALRADLAKAERGRAFLDTLFRPAPQFRLPAGDTIVCRCEEVSAKDILDAVAIGATGPNQLKAYRRTGMGPCQGRLCGLTVTELMAQARGKSPQEIGYYRLRAPVKPITLAELASVAKTEADVKAVVRG, translated from the coding sequence ATGACCAAGGGCCCCAAGCGCGAAGCCTACGATGTTGTAGTGATCGGAGCCGGACCTGCCGGGCTTGCCGCGGCTGTGACGTCTGCCGGAGCCGGCCTGTCGACGCTGCTGCTCGACGAGAATATCGGCCCCGGCGGCCAAGTGTATCGCGCCATCGCCTCGACGCCCGTGACGGAGCGCGGTCAGCTCGGCGCCGATTACTGGGCGGGCGCCGATCTCGTGCAGGCACTGCGCGCGAGCAGCGCCGAGGTCATCCAGCGCGCGACGGTCTGGAGCCTCGATCGCAACCTCGAGATCGGCATCTCGGTCGGCGGCGCCTCGGCCTTCGTCAAGGCTTCTCGCGTGATCCTCGCGACCGGCGCGCTGGAGCGGCCGTTTCCAATTCCCGGCTGGACGCTGCCCGGTGTGATGACCGCCGGCGCGGCGCAGACCATGCTGAAATCGTCGGCGTTGGTGCCGGACGGCCCAACTGTGATCGCGGGGCAGGGGCCGCTGCTGTGGCTGCTGGCAGCACAGATCCTGCGTCTCGGGGGCCGCATCGACTGCATTCTCGACACCACTGCGCGCGGCAATTATCTTGCTGCCCTGCCGCACGCCTTCGGGTTCCTGACCTCGCCCTATTTCGCCAAGGGTCTCGCGATGATGCGCGAGGTGCGGGCGAAGGTCCGGGTGGTATCCGGCGTCACTGAACTCGCTGCAGCCGGCGATGGCCGGCTCGCGAGCGTGAGCTATGTCGCGGGCGGCAAGCGCGAGTCCCTTGCCACGGATCTGCTGCTCTTGCACCAGGGCGTCGTGCCCAACGTCAATCTCGCGATGGCGGCTGGCGCCGAGCATCGCTGGGACGAGCTGCAATTGTGCTGGGCGCCGGTGCTCGATGCCAATGGCGCGTCGTCGGTCCCCGGCATCGCGATCGCGGGTGACGGCGCCGGCATCGGCGGTGCGGGAGCGGCCGAGGTTCGCGGCCGGATTGCGGCGCGCGCTGCCGTGGAGTCGTTGGCGCCGGCCGCTGCCGCCGGATTGCCGCCGATGGCGGCGTTGCGTGCCGATCTCGCCAAGGCCGAACGCGGCCGGGCCTTCCTCGACACGCTGTTTCGCCCGGCGCCGCAGTTCCGGCTTCCCGCGGGCGACACCATCGTGTGCCGTTGCGAGGAGGTGAGCGCGAAGGACATTCTCGACGCGGTAGCGATCGGCGCGACTGGTCCCAATCAGCTCAAGGCCTATCGCCGCACCGGCATGGGGCCGTGTCAGGGCCGGCTTTGCGGCCTCACCGTCACCGAGTTGATGGCGCAGGCGCGTGGCAAGAGCCCGCAGGAGATCGGCTATTATCGGCTGCGCGCGCCGGTCAAGCCGATCACGCTCGCCGAACTCGCCTCCGTCGCGAAGACGGAGGCCGACGTCAAGGCGGTGGTGCGCGGATGA
- a CDS encoding FAD-binding oxidoreductase produces MTIGADAIVVGGGIHGCSTALHLCLAGIKPVLIEKDYAGRHASGVNAGGVRQLARHIPEIPLSIRSMGIWERISELVDDDCSFESHGQVLVAENDDELATCRARVAELNALGFTHEELIGVAELRRLVPAVADSCPGGVVSRRDGAANPAQTTTAFRRKAERLGAIVREGVAATNIRQSDGLWHVDAGADSYAAPVLVNAAGAWAGRIAADLGEPVPVETVAPMLMITSRVPHFIDPVVILRGRKLSFKQFSNGTVLIGGGHLATPDQDRNETVLDWKGLAISARTVFELFPVMRDASIVRAWAGIEARTKDDLPVFGPSALHKGLYHQFGFSLHGFQLGPGAGAVMAELITNGGTQTRIGDLGIDRFHPSTL; encoded by the coding sequence ATGACCATAGGCGCGGACGCGATCGTCGTCGGCGGCGGCATCCACGGATGCTCGACCGCGCTGCATCTGTGCCTCGCCGGCATAAAGCCGGTGCTGATCGAAAAAGACTATGCCGGCCGGCATGCCTCGGGCGTCAATGCCGGCGGCGTGCGCCAGCTCGCGCGGCACATTCCCGAGATTCCACTTTCCATCCGTTCGATGGGAATCTGGGAGAGGATCAGCGAGCTTGTCGATGATGATTGCAGTTTCGAGAGCCACGGTCAGGTCCTCGTTGCGGAGAATGACGACGAACTGGCGACTTGCCGCGCGCGCGTTGCGGAGCTCAATGCGCTCGGCTTCACCCACGAGGAACTGATTGGCGTGGCCGAGCTGCGGCGGCTGGTGCCGGCTGTCGCCGACAGCTGTCCCGGCGGTGTGGTCTCGCGCCGCGACGGCGCGGCCAACCCGGCGCAGACGACCACGGCATTTCGCCGCAAGGCCGAGCGGCTCGGTGCCATCGTGCGCGAAGGCGTAGCCGCCACCAACATCCGGCAGAGCGACGGCCTCTGGCATGTCGATGCCGGTGCCGACAGCTACGCCGCTCCTGTGCTGGTCAATGCGGCCGGCGCCTGGGCAGGGCGGATCGCCGCTGATCTTGGCGAGCCGGTGCCGGTCGAGACCGTCGCGCCGATGCTGATGATCACCTCGCGCGTGCCGCATTTCATCGATCCCGTCGTGATCCTGCGCGGCCGCAAGCTGTCGTTCAAACAGTTTTCAAACGGTACCGTGTTGATCGGCGGTGGACATCTGGCGACACCCGACCAGGATCGCAACGAGACGGTGCTGGACTGGAAGGGCCTCGCGATCAGCGCGCGCACGGTGTTCGAGCTGTTTCCGGTGATGCGCGATGCGTCGATCGTGCGGGCCTGGGCCGGCATCGAGGCGAGGACGAAGGACGACCTCCCGGTGTTCGGGCCGAGCGCCCTGCACAAGGGGCTTTATCACCAGTTCGGCTTCTCGCTGCACGGCTTCCAGCTCGGCCCCGGCGCCGGCGCCGTGATGGCGGAGCTGATCACCAACGGTGGCACCCAGACCCGGATCGGCGATCTCGGCATCGATCGCTTCCATCCTTCAACGCTCTAA
- a CDS encoding RidA family protein, translating to MSITRNIRTPIMHRAVEANGFVFLGGTIADDTSVSMGEQTRSILGKIAGYLKEAGTDTTRVVSASIFVTDLAKKKEMDQVWTEFFGDNLPARATVGVADLGGGALIEVVVTALKG from the coding sequence ATGAGCATCACCCGTAACATCCGTACGCCCATCATGCATCGCGCGGTCGAAGCGAACGGCTTCGTTTTTCTGGGAGGGACCATCGCCGACGACACCAGCGTCTCGATGGGCGAGCAGACCCGCAGCATCCTCGGCAAGATCGCAGGCTATTTGAAAGAGGCAGGAACCGACACGACGCGCGTCGTCAGTGCCTCGATCTTCGTCACCGACCTTGCCAAGAAGAAGGAGATGGATCAGGTCTGGACCGAATTCTTTGGCGACAACCTGCCGGCACGCGCCACCGTCGGCGTGGCCGATCTCGGTGGCGGTGCGCTGATAGAGGTCGTGGTGACCGCGCTCAAAGGCTGA